TAATTCAACAGagaaaaaacaatttgtattgtaGAAAATCTACCAATCATAGAAAACTGCAGTAAGAAGTCAGAGAACCAAACATTGTCACGATATGTATGGATTCTTATCGTTGCACAATATGTGTACAACTACATAGGATCCAGTCATAAAGATAACCATCGTTTCCCAGACCAATACATTGGCTGACTCACTTGGTTGGAGATCCCTCCACATTACGTACATctaagtaacaattaaaattggtgctaagttaaattctaaattatgtatatttttatgtgacaCATAATTATAGTAGTCAACACATTAGTTGGTTGGCGACACGATTGAATAAAGATAACATATTCATAGAATGGAAATGTGACTTCATCATGATTAGGCTGGTTAAGGAAACTACTACAGTATCCAGCTGGCAGATAATTGTCAAGGCTGACTGGCCTTGGCACCCGGCATTCGGCAAGCACGAAGCACGTAGTGAGTGTGACTGACTACGAGAATGGGTGAACAACCGGCAACAGGCTTCCAGCACATTGAGTACACACAGCGTGAGTACCGACATATtctaaattttggaaattgtaattttgagtaaaatcttaaaacaaatttacttgtGTTGTTCATTCTTAATTTACAAGTATTGAATAAAACATACACATCGTCAGCTTGTAAATAATAGTATCCAAATTAATTCGATAATATTGTACACACTACTGAGTGTTTTAAAACTTCTGAAAACAAAACTGAaagtaattatacttttatattttacaatgtttgttaCAAACATAACTTATTTTCTTTCTCTCTCGTGACACTCAGTAGACTTGTTCATGCTACaggaaagttttgtttaaaatacacttctttcaaaatacacttaaaatacaaaaattcacttttgtaaaaatgcattaattttaagtatttaaaatttaaaacttagaaaAAGTTTAGATTTGAACTAACCAAGAGAACACGTTaaggagaaattatttttacatttttaattggatGGAGAACTATGttgactatattttatatatttacctataaaacatttcataaatttgcTCACGGTTAACTttaagaactttatttattttattggaattgTGTGCCAGCATAGATAGCATTCTATGATTTCATTATAtctgttatgtatttttaattcaagtaTAATTGTTTAAGTAGCAGAGACGacttattagtaataaatttaccTTGTAAAGACAATTCATGTTAATATTGCTTAATCATATCCAATTTTTGGTATTTCTAGAAAATTAAGTGTAATTTGAGTAggtactacaaataaaaataattcgcAGTAACTACAGAACTTCTTGTTGTCctcttataaaagtaaaataacttttatttatattctgtatttaataaggtaaataattcattttgtccTTTTAAGCCATTTTTATAGTCTCAAACGCATATCAATAGAAGAAATAAACAACTAACTGTTTGTGATGTTGTACTGtgatggtaaaatatttgaaatgccTTTAGACATGACGttgtaactaattaaataatcttttctttaatgtttgtggaaattttatatttttattggataataTCTTTCAAAATGCTTGCAATCTACTTTCAGAgtatttaaattgcaaatttcaatatgttacattattattatatggtGAAAGGGTTGTAAACTATTCTAAAATCCATCATCCATGTTGAAATTGATGAGAAtaaatgtaattctttttaaacatttatatgggCGGTCATTGAAAGAAACACTATGACCACTgcgataaaaatattacatttctaatataaactaaaattaactttttccTTCTATATTTTGTAGTACCAATAGAGAAAAAGTAAGAAATGTTCTATGGTGTggtaaaaaagttaaacaaacatATCTCTAATTTTTTATTAGCATTCAAGTATTTCAGGATGTTGAGAATTTATATTATCAGTAttcaaaatttagtattaacATAGCTACAAtagataattaaagaaaatttgtataaGACACAAAAATAGAATACCCCATTGGCATGAGGCCTGTGTAAGCTATTATTAATCAAAGTAAGGATGGAAGTCTAGGAACACCAACAGTACAATCTGGACAGGATTTGACCTTGAGCAATTTCATTCAGGTCCCTGCCACCTATGGTTCTACCTAAATAATTATCTAGTCAGTAAAACTACTCAATAACTAAACATTGAAAGTTAGTGAGAGTCAAACTGTGAACAGGGAGTTACATTGAGCAAGCATAGTGCCAACAAAAGAAAACGTTACACTCATTATGTGAatgatgaattttaatttatagtaaatctATTTCCATGATTTATGGTGCTTGTTGTAATgcaatgtacatttatttatcatatgCTTTCAAAACCAAGATTAGATTTGcttatacaaacataaaaaacaataatttcttcTATTCTGATGTTTTGTACCTCATTACGGAATTTAatagtttctttataaataaaaccttgTCTTGAAAAGATACCAATAGCTTCCttttagttgtttaatatttcttaatttgatagttttaaaatcatttcagtTAATCTTCACCATGGAGAAGCTGATCACTCAAGATGGAAACAGTACATAGCAGGAATTGCAGGTGAGGTATTATAATTGCTTTTATAACAAAgcttaaaatattaacacatgtataaccgacataattataagaaattatcgttattatagtttaaaatataaatggaacAACAAGTGTAgttccattaaaatttaattttgaaataaaggaTTGGATATTTTCTAAAGTAGTTTTCAAACTCTTTTGAATAGACAAAGTGTGATTGTAATAATGAATCTCTAATAATGCATTTAAACTAATGACTTttcttaattaattcaattttagttaTCTGATAAACTAATCAACTGAGTAATTCAGAATACAGTCAGCTTTGGATAACAcattaatcaataaaaaggtggacttaaaaaagtaacttaaaaaattcataattacagGATTATCAGATCACTTTGGTATCATACTCAATATTCCTACTAATAACGCAAAAGAATATTCCTTAAAGGTGAATACCAACAAAAGCAAGGTCTGTCAATGCAGACAATTTACacatactaaattattttcttcaaaaagaaaactgGGATGTAGTGACATCAAGTTGTGATGTCAACATgcaatattctatttttgttgaaatattaaattataatcttgatATTTGTtgcccaataaaaaataaaaatattaaggaacAGATTATAGATAAAACCCCTTggataaccaaagaaattactgatacaaaaattattttaattttgtaataattttgcaATTACAATTATTTGGAAAATACAAAAGCAAAAATATGAAAGTTTCCTAACGAAACCTTACTTAGCCTGTCGGAAACAGTTTGTTAGTATAAAAAATGATCATGCTGAAGTCACATCTAAAAGAGCAGACACTAAGTGAGGTATGCCCCAGAGTTCGGTTCTTGGTCCATTGCTATTTTTAATACCTATATTAATGGCGTGGGAAATATAAGTAATCCTAAACAGACAATTTTATATGCAAATAATACATCTgtattatataaacacaaaactgGAGGATTTAGAAACCATAGGAAATATACAAATTAGTAATATAGTGCAAATtatactttaatgaaaactttttaacagtatataaaaaacagctgtaaattttacatggaataaaaaaatcttcCTTTGAAATTCAAATTGCAGTTGACAATTTAGTGATAACAACAAATGATTCTACAAAATTTCTCGTATTGATTatcgacaaaaatttaaattagaatgaCTATATAACTACgctttttataagttatttaaagcAACATTTACCATTACAAAACAATCTGAATTCTGCAATGAATAAgctcttaaaatggtatataatgcattttttaaatctcaattgatttatggtattgaaatatgggaaaattacatttaaaaagaacaattataaaaaaattaattaatacaaagcaGTATATATCTCTTGTATTGGTTATgattcatgtaaacaaaaatttcaagaacttcatatGCAACAGTTCCTTGTTTGTTTGTTAGTGTATAAACTATTGCTTTATATAGCTATGTCAAACAACTTAACATATCAAAACATCAACCAATATAACCCAAGGGGTGCAAACAATATTGTACCCAAAAAAATTCTTCCTTTTAGAACACCCATTTCATTAAGTGGATGAATTTTTTGGGATTACTGTTGaatttaaacacattattgtTAATCTTAGGAAATTCTTCTATGTGTTACAAAGGGTTGTTGTttgaattaattagttttaattaatttttcatttatttaatgtattacttcCTTTAGAAGTTTGGATGAACTGGAGGGTTGCATTGTTCGTAACGATTAATTGTGCAATAAtgtgttttcaatgtgacaaAGTATGACAAATTGCTGTGTAATTGTTATCAGTAATAAAAGACTATCATTTGTAATGCGCATGttcatgtgttttttatttatttccggAAAATACTCTGTTTTTGTAAAcccatatttttaattgaatttcaagCTAGCTCcatatttttagttgtaatacTATTAGTCCAGGCAAGTTGTGGTTACtcataggaaaaatttaaaatatgagcgttttaaagtgtttttatattagAAACCATTGTTGAATAACATAtccaaaatttgataaaattggtCAATGGACTATACCTTGTAAcatgtagtaaattaataaatatgtcaaTATTCGTTGttatagagaattaaaaaaataatcaatagtaTAAACAGAGTACGTTAACTAAACTGATATTTCTAAATATGTAAACATATCTACAAAAGGCATCTAAAAGTAGAATAAACTACTAGTAAAGGTAAAAATAAGCTGGCATCGAACAGATGCACCACCACGCACAGTATACTAGTGTCTGATTGGTAGGGAAAGAATCATGTATCAGACATTTTTATCTATTGTACTTCCTGAAACACTCAATTATTGTAAGGTACACCTTTAGTTTCAGTTGTAGAACTATgggagatgttttattttaaagatcttaCAAGTAGTAATGCACAtccaaacatttttgagttttcttgtaaagtgtattaatttttagatatGTAGATGACAAAGTTGAAATTAGTTCTAAGATATTTTTTTGGAGTAACCAATTTCAATATCTGAGAAATCTACACTAATGTTAAAACCCAAGAAGCGTttaaaaatgagacatctccaATAATTCTatgaccataaataaattaaggggattccctactgaaactAGTGATTTTCTtagaaacattattaataattatgataattttaataaacactgaatcgcaaaaagtacttgctccgccgggagtcgaacccggatctctcacttgccgggtgaatgtgctaccattacaccacagagcgcttactttttccgattcaattattttgtatttggccgtatctgtcacatatgagtttaaataagcaaactaacatatgatcggaagaccaaatacctgtcaaacgactttttatttacattaaattgtataaatggcaatagccttatttatattattatattattagatataataattatgatatatattcTTTGGGATTTATTTGGTCCAAGAATAATGTTTAccattgttcaaataaaaaaaaatatttacctactTTTTGAAGTTCTTTTTTTGGAGAAAACAtgggattttgagttttgtataactttttaactaCTAAACCAATTTTAGTACTTGATAACTCattttgaagtgcataaaaaagcATTATGTTTTTgtccaaattttttaatttaaaaaaatatacttgtgtttaatttacatacacttccatgtaaaaaaacatagcattatattataaatagtgtgTGGTAAAGATTTCATTGCTGTTTCCATGATAGTTAGAAAGTTATAagaatttttgtgtgaaaaacatcaaattttaaagttaccgGAATTATCATTTGAAGTGTACACTTTTCAGCATTTAAAAATCATTTCCAaactggatttaaaaaaaatactatgataAATGAAGTGTTTAAAATGTGTCACTTATAATTATATAGATGACTGTATACATGACAACACAGATTTTGTTTGTAACAAACATGATATATCAATCAGATCTTTACTTCTGAAAGAGAGTCTAAAACATCATATTAAAAGTGTATTATGATTTTAATCTCTGTTCATTCAGATGAAAACTGTGTatcaaaacatgtaataaaaatccTTTATCTATGGACTAACATACTTATTTATACTATAGTAGAGTTGGCAATATTAGAGTATTGTAGATAGAGTTCATAAACTACATATATTAATCATGAGCATTTTCTTGATGTAACTTCAAGTTCGAGAGTATCAAGTATACTTTAGCAATAAATTGTGTTACGATCTTTCAGTTTCTGGAATTCTGATCTAAACTATTAATGTTCCAGCAAGCACTAGTATCGTTGCTTCTGGAGCTTGGTTCTGCTGGCCAGCACCTCTTCTCCCTCGACTCTTGGATCAGGATAGTCCTGTGCCCATGACACCGGAGGAGGCCTCCTGGATGGTCTCTTTCATTGAAGTGGGGACTTGTATCAGCCCATTTTTAGGCACACTAATGGCTGATCATCTGGGCAGGAAAAACTCCATGCTGCTCTCCACTCCTCTCTTCGTTGTCAGTGTTGCCCTCATCATTTACATCAGGACATTATGGTCACTTTGTCTCGCTCGCTTCATCCAAGGTTTAGCAATGGGGATTCCCTATACCGTACTTCCTCTGTACCTTGGTGAGATCGCCAGCTCTGAAGCCAGAGGGATTGTATCTAGCTTCTTCATGATCGCATGGAGTCTTGGCTGTTTGTATCCTTACTGCGTTGGACCCTACTTATCGTACAACTATTTAACTTATGCTACATTTCTGTTGAATATTGTATTTGTAGTTTCCTTTATTTGGCAGCCAGAGAGTCCATATTATTATGCTTTGAAAAATAAACCCAACAAAGTCACTGACATGTTAGTACGTCTGAGAGATTCAACACCagaagatttaataaaaaaagaagtgGAAGAAATTCAGCTGGAAGTAAGGAAAAGTTCAGACGAAAAAGCTTCTTGGAAAGATGTTATAGCTACTCCTACCGATAGAAAAGCTCTTTTTTTACTCTTAGTTGTTGCAGTGGTATCATGTCTGAGTGGACAGAATGCTATGCTGACTTATTCAACAGATACATTTTCCAAGTTCTCAAATAACTTTATCCCTCCGGACTTTATAACTATAGCGATTGGTATAGTTACTCTTATTGGGGGTTGTATTAGCATACCAACTTCTGATACATTAGGGAGGCGTTTTCTCCTACTGATGTCCTCTGTGGCTTGTGCTATTAGCTTATTTATTGCTTCTGGTTATTTCTACCTCGACTCCAACACAAGTGTTGATGTATCCTCGTACTCTTGGGTTGCTCCAGTGGCAATCATGGCTTTCAACTTTTTTCTCAATGCAGGAATGCATCCTGTCTGTGTTGTGTACACCTCTGAGCTGTTCCCCACAAAAACACGTGGTATAGCTTCATGTATTTCTTCCATGAGTTTGACATTTTCCTCCCttcttgttttgaaattttacgaATCAATTTCAATAGCAATGGgcatttactttacttatttgtgTTATGCTTTAGTTTGCTTTATCGGTgtgttccttttttattttctgatgcCTGAAACAAAAGGAAAAACATTTCTAGAAATCAGAGAGGCCTTAGAGAAGGGCCAGCTTAAGTGAGATGTATATTCAATGATTACTTTTCTCACCTTCTTTCACTGTTTAGAAGATGGCCAACAGGTGAAAAAATTTTACAGACAGTGATAACATTCACTGAGAAGGAAGCAATAAATATTGTCACATTCTGGCGGTGGAAGGTCAATATGGAGGTGTTGAGTTTTCAGGGTTAATTTTTCTTAAAGGAATTGAAGATGAGTTACCCAAACACTCAATTTAGTCTTGTCCTACCTTTTGTGCCGTGAAATGTGTACATGACAATTTAAGGAATAAATGCAGCTCAGTGAACAATGAGATCATAATTAGCAAAAATGATACGAGTAGTAAGagttgtaaagaaaaataaacagataCCGTCTTTCAATCAATTGATGTGCAAGGCTTAAGCTGCTATCTTGGTGTAAAACTATTCCTACTCTCAGtaggataaattaaaatttattttcatttttatgtggatttaaaagtaaaaatgagtGAAATTGAGTTAGACAGTGGTGCCTTGATTTAA
The Homalodisca vitripennis isolate AUS2020 chromosome 4, UT_GWSS_2.1, whole genome shotgun sequence DNA segment above includes these coding regions:
- the LOC124360012 gene encoding facilitated trehalose transporter Tret1-like; this translates as MGEQPATGFQHIEYTQLNLHHGEADHSRWKQYIAGIAASTSIVASGAWFCWPAPLLPRLLDQDSPVPMTPEEASWMVSFIEVGTCISPFLGTLMADHLGRKNSMLLSTPLFVVSVALIIYIRTLWSLCLARFIQGLAMGIPYTVLPLYLGEIASSEARGIVSSFFMIAWSLGCLYPYCVGPYLSYNYLTYATFLLNIVFVVSFIWQPESPYYYALKNKPNKVTDMLVRLRDSTPEDLIKKEVEEIQLEVRKSSDEKASWKDVIATPTDRKALFLLLVVAVVSCLSGQNAMLTYSTDTFSKFSNNFIPPDFITIAIGIVTLIGGCISIPTSDTLGRRFLLLMSSVACAISLFIASGYFYLDSNTSVDVSSYSWVAPVAIMAFNFFLNAGMHPVCVVYTSELFPTKTRGIASCISSMSLTFSSLLVLKFYESISIAMGIYFTYLCYALVCFIGVFLFYFLMPETKGKTFLEIREALEKGQLK